The following coding sequences lie in one Microcoleus sp. AS-A8 genomic window:
- a CDS encoding MFS transporter, translating to MRVFLLVWVGQLVSLTGSGLTSFALGVWVYQRTGSVTQFSLILLSAMLPSILISPVAGALVDRINRRWCMIVSDSGAGITTAACALLLATGSLEIWHIYLVVSLSSVFKAFQLPAYTASTSMLVPKEHLPRASGMVQSAEACAQLISPLLAGVLLGIVQLHGVMLIDFVTFLFALTTLLLVRFPDAYQAPVTEDEKSSLWREAIEGWTYITVRPGLLVLMIVFAINNFVLGLIEVLFTPLVLTFTSVTVLGTIQSIGGGGMLLGSVVMSVWGGPRPLIRGVFGFAFLSQLCILAFGLRTNAALFALANFLFFFSLPFVNGYCDAILLRKVAPDVQGRVFATINMICWSCIPLAYMVAGPLADRVFEPLMAANGLLAGSIGQIIGVGPGRGIGLLFIVMEVLVMVVTVAAYRYPRLRLVEDELPDVV from the coding sequence ATGCGTGTTTTTCTTCTCGTCTGGGTAGGACAACTGGTATCCCTGACTGGATCGGGTCTGACTAGCTTTGCATTGGGAGTGTGGGTGTACCAGCGCACGGGTTCAGTCACTCAATTCTCTCTGATTTTGCTATCTGCCATGCTGCCCAGTATCCTGATTTCTCCAGTAGCAGGTGCCTTAGTTGACCGGATTAATCGGCGCTGGTGCATGATTGTTTCCGACTCCGGCGCGGGTATAACTACAGCAGCTTGTGCCCTATTACTCGCAACTGGAAGCCTGGAAATCTGGCATATCTACCTAGTCGTCAGCCTAAGTTCTGTCTTCAAAGCCTTCCAGTTGCCAGCTTACACGGCTTCAACCTCAATGCTTGTACCGAAAGAACACTTGCCGCGTGCCAGCGGTATGGTTCAGTCAGCAGAAGCTTGCGCCCAACTCATCTCGCCCCTGCTGGCAGGAGTCTTGCTAGGAATTGTCCAGCTTCATGGTGTCATGCTCATTGACTTTGTTACCTTCCTCTTTGCCCTCACAACCCTGTTGCTCGTTCGTTTTCCTGATGCTTATCAGGCTCCTGTCACAGAAGATGAGAAAAGTTCACTCTGGCGTGAGGCAATTGAAGGCTGGACTTATATTACTGTTCGACCCGGACTATTAGTGTTGATGATTGTATTCGCCATCAATAATTTTGTTTTAGGACTGATTGAGGTATTATTCACGCCGCTGGTACTAACATTCACTTCAGTTACCGTTCTCGGAACCATTCAGTCGATTGGTGGCGGGGGGATGCTGCTGGGCAGCGTAGTTATGAGTGTTTGGGGGGGACCGAGACCTTTAATCCGTGGCGTATTTGGTTTCGCGTTTCTTAGTCAACTGTGCATCTTAGCATTTGGACTACGCACAAATGCTGCACTTTTCGCCCTGGCTAACTTCTTGTTTTTCTTCAGCTTGCCTTTCGTCAATGGCTATTGTGATGCCATCTTGCTCCGAAAAGTGGCTCCTGACGTTCAGGGCAGGGTCTTTGCAACAATCAACATGATTTGCTGGTCGTGTATTCCACTCGCCTATATGGTTGCTGGCCCCCTAGCTGACAGAGTTTTTGAGCCTTTAATGGCAGCTAACGGTCTACTGGCAGGAAGCATCGGACAAATTATTGGCGTGGGGCCGGGTCGCGGTATTGGTCTGCTATTTATTGTGATGGAAGTGCTGGTTATGGTGGTAACTGTTGCAGCTTACCGATATCCTCGCTTGCGGTTAGTGGAAGATGAATTGCCTGATGTCGTTTAG
- a CDS encoding sigma-70 family RNA polymerase sigma factor, translated as MSNSQTVSASYLRGGSEDLGKGFWQQWQQYQDYLYHCCIKWMGGNPTDAEDALSRAMLKAWEKVRNGASIITNFRAWLTTLTHNLCIDMHRERNRGAYRMESLEVIAEREKEELVSVYDTPGSAALRGELETQIHRAIEDLPERLHSPFVLHFVREKSYQDIAQQLAISYDNVRKRISQARAILRKHLFGYLAGVDNATFDLSRKLLNAPPLPDASPFAQLSEPVAKSVAQRAVGVSNTGIEETVEPTLVRLIIQEPNRAERK; from the coding sequence ATGTCAAATTCTCAAACAGTTAGTGCGTCATACCTGCGGGGTGGCTCTGAAGATTTAGGGAAAGGGTTTTGGCAGCAATGGCAGCAGTATCAAGATTATCTTTACCATTGCTGCATCAAGTGGATGGGAGGGAACCCGACGGATGCGGAAGATGCTCTGAGTCGAGCGATGCTCAAAGCTTGGGAAAAAGTACGAAATGGTGCTAGTATTATCACCAATTTCAGAGCTTGGTTGACTACACTGACTCATAACCTCTGCATAGATATGCACCGAGAGCGCAACCGAGGCGCTTATAGGATGGAAAGTTTGGAGGTAATAGCTGAGCGCGAAAAGGAGGAACTGGTTTCTGTGTACGATACGCCAGGAAGCGCTGCATTGCGAGGCGAACTGGAAACCCAAATCCACCGTGCTATTGAGGATTTACCAGAAAGACTGCACTCTCCGTTTGTCCTGCACTTCGTTCGGGAGAAATCCTATCAGGACATTGCTCAACAGCTTGCTATCTCTTACGACAATGTTCGCAAACGCATCTCACAGGCGCGGGCAATTTTGCGAAAGCATTTGTTCGGGTATCTTGCGGGAGTGGATAACGCAACGTTTGATTTGTCTCGAAAGCTGTTGAATGCTCCTCCCTTGCCTGATGCCTCCCCGTTCGCTCAATTGAGTGAGCCAGTAGCCAAATCAGTAGCCCAAAGAGCAGTAGGAGTAAGCAATACGGGGATTGAGGAGACTGTGGAACCAACGCTGGTTAGACTGATTATTCAGGAACCAAACAGGGCAGAGCGTAAATAG
- a CDS encoding IS1634 family transposase, translating to MNQTKSERVDDLPVVIHWLSQMCIERLIDEELPPPHGNRQGLSYGQLAILLLSYIITQADHRLCAVESWVNQHHQTLEVATGWQIGNKDATDDRLADLLSVLGSSQHEAIESIETFLGQHLIRAYSLPTDAARSDTTSFSVYHQLSEKESEQEKTSAPLLNFGYSKDRRPDLLQYRQMLATLDPMGMPLVSATLPGNGADDPLYVPTWKRLAEIIGHTDFLFLADSKACSWSNRGQIDRDGGIYCFPVAMSGHRPKLLHDWVFHPPTPVQDIFLPTQETTETPVGEGFEIPLGSLWLDPKNQQWHRWLERWLVIRSPALAARQIKGLEQRLQKVETALAKLASKPGQDAQTLQEKVDKLLEAHRVKEYLNVTINKQIRYPKVYSTPGRPTTERSFRRVRHTTLTLTYQRQETALAEFHTLAGWRLYVTNAPPERLSLEESVFYYRQQWQPERAFHLFKRGRLPALPIYFQDEERIRGLMFLLTLALRVFTLMEYVVRRQLSEQQQSLAGLYDGNPKRTTNRPTAERLLRVFCGVTLYFHRDGSTEISPLNCLQQQILKLMGFGESIYALPCLVPE from the coding sequence TTGAACCAGACAAAATCAGAACGAGTGGATGATCTGCCAGTAGTCATCCACTGGCTATCCCAGATGTGTATTGAACGGCTGATTGACGAGGAATTGCCTCCACCACATGGCAATCGACAGGGATTAAGCTATGGACAACTGGCGATCTTGTTGTTAAGCTACATCATTACTCAAGCCGATCACCGATTGTGTGCGGTGGAAAGTTGGGTAAACCAGCACCATCAGACCCTAGAAGTGGCGACAGGATGGCAGATTGGCAACAAAGATGCCACAGATGACCGACTGGCTGACTTATTGAGTGTTTTAGGTTCATCACAACACGAAGCGATCGAAAGCATCGAAACGTTCTTAGGACAACACTTAATTCGAGCCTACTCCTTACCCACCGATGCCGCCCGCAGCGACACGACAAGCTTTTCGGTCTATCATCAGCTAAGTGAAAAGGAGTCAGAACAAGAAAAAACATCTGCACCCCTACTAAACTTTGGTTATAGCAAAGACCGCCGCCCCGACTTGCTACAGTACCGCCAAATGCTAGCTACGTTAGACCCCATGGGAATGCCCTTAGTCAGTGCTACCCTTCCAGGTAACGGTGCCGATGATCCTCTGTATGTTCCTACTTGGAAGCGTCTAGCTGAGATTATTGGTCATACAGACTTTCTGTTTTTAGCTGACTCCAAAGCTTGTAGTTGGTCTAACCGAGGACAAATTGACCGAGACGGAGGTATCTACTGTTTTCCGGTTGCCATGAGTGGACATCGCCCCAAACTGTTGCACGATTGGGTTTTCCATCCCCCCACTCCTGTTCAAGATATCTTCTTACCAACACAAGAAACGACTGAGACACCAGTCGGCGAAGGATTTGAAATTCCTTTAGGTAGTCTATGGCTAGACCCAAAGAACCAACAGTGGCATCGGTGGTTAGAGCGGTGGTTGGTGATTCGTTCTCCTGCCCTAGCTGCACGCCAGATTAAGGGCTTAGAGCAGCGTCTTCAAAAAGTCGAGACAGCCTTGGCGAAACTTGCCTCAAAACCAGGTCAAGATGCTCAAACCTTACAGGAAAAAGTTGACAAATTGCTAGAGGCTCATCGAGTCAAGGAGTATCTCAACGTCACGATTAACAAACAGATTCGTTATCCCAAAGTCTATTCCACTCCTGGTCGTCCTACTACTGAACGTTCTTTCCGTCGTGTCCGACACACCACGCTCACCTTAACCTATCAGCGACAAGAAACGGCTCTAGCTGAATTTCACACCTTGGCAGGCTGGCGGCTCTATGTCACCAACGCACCCCCAGAACGGCTGAGCTTAGAAGAATCGGTGTTCTACTATCGACAACAGTGGCAACCTGAGCGAGCCTTCCATTTGTTTAAACGAGGTCGTCTCCCTGCACTTCCTATCTATTTCCAAGATGAAGAGCGTATTCGAGGATTAATGTTTCTACTGACGCTGGCTTTGCGGGTTTTCACCCTCATGGAGTATGTTGTGCGCCGTCAGTTGAGTGAGCAACAACAGTCTTTAGCTGGCTTGTATGATGGCAATCCCAAGCGTACCACTAATCGTCCTACAGCCGAACGGCTGCTCAGAGTTTTTTGTGGTGTTACCTTGTATTTTCATCGAGACGGTTCAACAGAAATCAGTCCACTCAATTGTTTACAGCAGCAGATTTTGAAATTGATGGGCTTTGGTGAGTCTATTTACGCTCTGCCCTGTTTGGTTCCTGAATAA